The following coding sequences lie in one Pseudomonas svalbardensis genomic window:
- a CDS encoding putative 2-aminoethylphosphonate ABC transporter ATP-binding protein, giving the protein MNHSIATALTNPGAPMKVRGVQKRFGAFTALDNVSLDVAAGELVCLLGPSGCGKTTLLRCIAGLEKQDSGELYLGDRDVSHLAPQARDYGILFQSYALFPNLTVEANIAYGLAGSGRDEVRKRVAQMLELVGLIGSEKKYPGQLSGGQQQRVALARALAPAPSLLLLDEPMSALDARVREHLCTELRQLQRNLGITTLMVTHNQDEAMLMADRIAVMNNGKVEQYATPQEIYDRPATPFVAEFVGQGNWLPFQRSSDSHAQVGGMNMRLAAGSGNAASGRLFCRPEAINVNPPVHEENLFPAKVREITFLGNRCRMSFELDQLPGHALLAELAPEAMPRLGAQQIMVALPPRSLQVFA; this is encoded by the coding sequence ATGAACCACTCGATCGCAACTGCCCTGACCAATCCCGGCGCCCCGATGAAAGTGCGCGGCGTGCAGAAACGCTTCGGCGCTTTCACCGCGCTGGATAACGTGTCCCTCGACGTGGCGGCCGGCGAGTTGGTATGCCTGCTCGGCCCGTCGGGCTGTGGCAAAACCACTTTGCTGCGCTGCATCGCCGGTCTTGAGAAGCAGGACAGCGGCGAGTTGTACCTCGGCGATCGCGACGTTTCCCACCTGGCGCCTCAGGCTCGGGACTACGGCATTCTGTTTCAGTCCTACGCGCTGTTTCCCAATCTCACCGTCGAAGCGAACATCGCCTACGGCCTCGCCGGCAGTGGTCGCGATGAAGTGCGCAAGCGTGTCGCTCAGATGCTGGAGCTGGTCGGCCTGATCGGCAGTGAGAAAAAGTACCCCGGCCAATTGTCCGGCGGCCAACAGCAGCGCGTCGCACTGGCTCGGGCCTTGGCGCCGGCACCTTCGTTGCTGCTGCTGGACGAACCGATGTCGGCCCTCGACGCCAGGGTACGCGAGCATCTGTGCACCGAACTGCGCCAATTGCAGCGCAACCTCGGCATCACCACCCTGATGGTCACGCACAATCAGGACGAAGCCATGCTGATGGCCGACCGCATCGCCGTGATGAACAACGGCAAGGTCGAGCAATACGCCACGCCGCAGGAAATCTACGACCGCCCGGCGACGCCGTTTGTGGCGGAGTTCGTCGGCCAGGGTAACTGGCTGCCATTCCAGCGCAGCAGCGACAGCCACGCTCAGGTCGGCGGTATGAACATGCGCCTGGCCGCCGGTTCGGGCAACGCCGCATCGGGTCGTCTGTTTTGCCGCCCGGAAGCGATCAACGTCAACCCGCCCGTGCATGAAGAAAACCTGTTCCCGGCCAAGGTTCGCGAGATCACCTTCCTCGGCAACCGCTGCCGCATGAGCTTCGAACTCGATCAACTGCCAGGCCACGCATTGCTGGCCGAGCTCGCGCCGGAAGCCATGCCACGCCTCGGCGCCCAGCAGATCATGGTCGCCTTGCCACCACGCAGCCTGCAGGTGTTTGCCTGA
- a CDS encoding LysR family transcriptional regulator produces MLSAELKAFYMVARLGSITLAAKKLGLSQPTVTTQIRNLESHYSVELFYRGGRRLSVSDEGARLLPMVKALLQQEADIEFFLRNSGQVQGTLRIAATAPYYILDLVKTFRERLPQVEVSVEIGNSQQVLEALEDYRVDIAASSQLLEDARLIRRVLGSDPLVLAVHRNHPLAVHDHVPLSALAGHTLLMRESGSTTRRLTEELLASAGVSFGPLLEIGSRESIREAVLRNIGISIIARQEVPHDPQLRVLTIENAPQIPEYLYCLKERKSARLPAAFLGLAQEMAPA; encoded by the coding sequence GTGCTGAGTGCCGAGCTGAAGGCGTTTTACATGGTTGCCCGCCTGGGCAGCATTACCCTGGCGGCGAAAAAACTCGGCCTGAGCCAACCCACGGTGACGACGCAGATTCGCAATCTGGAAAGTCACTACTCGGTTGAATTGTTCTACCGTGGCGGCCGCCGCCTCAGCGTCAGCGATGAAGGTGCGCGGCTGCTGCCGATGGTCAAGGCGCTGTTGCAGCAGGAAGCCGACATCGAGTTTTTCCTGCGTAACAGCGGGCAGGTCCAAGGCACGTTGCGCATTGCGGCCACGGCGCCTTACTACATCCTTGATCTGGTGAAGACCTTTCGCGAGCGTTTGCCGCAGGTGGAAGTGTCGGTGGAAATCGGCAACTCCCAGCAGGTGCTTGAAGCGCTGGAGGATTACCGGGTTGATATCGCTGCGTCTTCGCAGTTACTGGAGGATGCGCGGCTGATTCGCCGGGTGCTCGGCAGCGATCCGCTGGTGCTGGCGGTGCATCGCAATCATCCGTTGGCGGTCCACGACCATGTTCCTCTGAGTGCATTAGCCGGGCATACCTTATTGATGCGCGAGTCGGGCTCGACCACTCGACGTCTGACCGAGGAATTGCTGGCCAGCGCCGGGGTGAGTTTCGGGCCTTTGCTGGAGATTGGCAGCCGCGAGTCGATCCGTGAGGCGGTGTTGCGCAATATCGGCATCAGCATCATTGCCCGGCAGGAAGTGCCGCACGATCCGCAATTGCGCGTGCTGACCATCGAGAATGCGCCGCAGATTCCCGAGTATTTGTACTGCCTCAAAGAGCGAAAAAGCGCGCGACTGCCGGCGGCGTTTCTCGGGTTGGCGCAGGAAATGGCTCCGGCCTGA
- a CDS encoding heavy metal translocating P-type ATPase, protein MSDSLHTHKPEADHDHDHDHDHDHDHDHDHSHKLQPVQKHEHGSHGDSCCSSKVAAPSLIKLSETPTAGARLSSFRIDAMDCPTEQTLIENKLGKLVGVQQLEFNLINRVLGVTHDLPSTAPIIDAIKSLGMQAEPLEQGAEPPAPAPEKKPWWPLALSGIGALAAEVIHFTNAAPNWVVAVIALISILSGGLSTYKKGWIALKNLNLNINALMSIAVTGAILIGQWPEAAMVMFLFTVAELIEAKSLDRARNAIGGLMQMTPEQATVQQADGSWVERDVKVIELGARVRVRPGERIGLDGEVVSGSSTIDQAPITGESLPVEKTLGDKVFAGTINQAGSLEYSVTAAANNSTLARIIHAVEQAQGARAPTQRFVDSFSKIYTPAVFILALAVAVIPPLFMGALWFDWIYRALVLLVVACPCALVISTPVTIVSGLAAAARKGILVKGGVYLEGGYKLDYLALDKTGTITHGKPVQTDYLSLDPTADESAPAIAAALAGRSDHPVSLAIANAAVDKQLAPLTVDNFEALAGRGVRGEINGQVYHLGNHRLVEELNLCSPALEEKLFALEKQGKSVVLLLDKSGPLALFAVADTVKESSREAIQQLHDLGIKTLMLTGDNVHTAQAIAAQVGIDEAKGDLLPTDKLQAIEALYARGHSVGMVGDGINDAPALARAEIGFAMAAAGTDTAIETADVALMDDDLRKIPTFIRLSRQTSSILKQNIALALVIKAIFLGVTFAGIATMWMAVFADMGVSLLVVFNGLRLLRK, encoded by the coding sequence ATGAGCGATTCCCTTCACACGCACAAACCCGAGGCTGATCACGATCACGATCACGATCACGATCACGATCACGATCATGATCATGATCACAGCCACAAGCTGCAGCCTGTACAGAAACATGAGCATGGCAGTCACGGGGATTCTTGCTGTTCGTCCAAAGTGGCGGCACCGTCGCTGATCAAACTCAGCGAAACTCCAACGGCTGGCGCGCGCCTGAGCAGCTTCCGCATCGACGCCATGGACTGTCCGACCGAGCAGACGCTGATCGAGAACAAACTCGGCAAGCTCGTGGGTGTGCAGCAACTGGAATTCAACCTGATCAATCGCGTGTTGGGCGTCACCCATGACCTGCCGAGCACCGCGCCGATCATCGACGCGATCAAGTCCCTCGGCATGCAGGCCGAGCCGCTGGAGCAGGGCGCCGAACCGCCAGCGCCGGCTCCCGAGAAAAAGCCTTGGTGGCCCTTGGCGCTGTCGGGTATTGGTGCGTTGGCCGCCGAAGTTATCCACTTCACCAACGCTGCGCCGAACTGGGTTGTGGCCGTCATCGCGCTGATCTCGATCCTCAGCGGCGGCCTCAGTACCTATAAAAAGGGCTGGATCGCACTTAAAAACCTCAACCTGAACATCAACGCGCTGATGAGCATCGCGGTGACTGGCGCGATCCTGATCGGTCAGTGGCCGGAAGCGGCGATGGTGATGTTCTTGTTCACCGTGGCCGAGTTGATTGAGGCCAAGTCTTTGGACCGGGCACGCAACGCCATCGGTGGTCTGATGCAGATGACCCCGGAACAGGCCACGGTGCAGCAGGCCGACGGTAGTTGGGTCGAGCGGGACGTCAAAGTGATCGAGCTGGGCGCGCGGGTGCGGGTGCGCCCCGGCGAGCGAATCGGTCTTGACGGTGAAGTGGTGTCGGGCAGTTCAACCATCGATCAGGCGCCGATCACCGGTGAAAGCCTGCCCGTTGAGAAAACTCTCGGCGACAAAGTCTTCGCCGGTACCATCAATCAGGCCGGTTCCCTGGAGTACTCGGTAACCGCGGCGGCCAACAACTCGACCCTGGCGCGAATCATCCACGCCGTGGAACAGGCCCAGGGCGCGCGGGCACCGACCCAGCGTTTCGTCGACAGCTTCTCGAAAATCTATACGCCAGCAGTGTTTATCCTGGCGCTCGCGGTGGCGGTGATTCCGCCACTGTTTATGGGCGCGCTGTGGTTCGACTGGATCTACCGGGCGCTGGTTTTGTTGGTGGTCGCCTGCCCATGCGCCTTGGTGATTTCGACCCCCGTAACCATCGTCAGCGGCCTTGCGGCGGCGGCGCGCAAAGGCATTCTGGTGAAGGGCGGCGTTTATCTGGAGGGCGGTTACAAGCTCGATTACCTGGCTTTGGACAAGACCGGCACCATCACGCACGGCAAACCGGTGCAGACCGATTACCTGTCGCTTGATCCGACCGCGGACGAATCAGCCCCGGCGATTGCAGCAGCGCTGGCCGGACGCTCCGATCACCCGGTGTCCTTGGCCATTGCCAACGCGGCTGTGGATAAACAACTCGCACCGCTGACTGTGGATAACTTTGAGGCGCTGGCCGGTCGCGGTGTACGCGGCGAAATCAATGGTCAGGTTTACCACTTGGGCAACCACCGCTTGGTGGAAGAACTGAACCTGTGCTCGCCTGCACTGGAGGAAAAGCTGTTTGCGCTGGAGAAACAGGGCAAGTCAGTGGTGCTGCTGCTCGACAAATCCGGCCCGCTGGCACTGTTCGCCGTGGCCGACACCGTGAAAGAGTCCAGCCGCGAAGCAATCCAGCAACTGCACGACCTGGGCATCAAAACCCTGATGCTCACCGGCGACAACGTCCACACCGCTCAGGCGATTGCCGCGCAAGTCGGCATCGACGAGGCCAAGGGCGATCTGCTGCCGACCGACAAGCTGCAAGCCATCGAAGCCCTTTATGCACGGGGCCATAGCGTCGGCATGGTCGGCGACGGCATCAACGACGCTCCGGCGCTGGCGCGAGCCGAGATCGGTTTTGCCATGGCTGCGGCGGGCACCGATACCGCCATCGAGACCGCCGATGTCGCCCTGATGGACGACGATCTGCGCAAGATTCCGACCTTCATCCGGCTGTCACGGCAAACCTCAAGCATCCTCAAACAGAACATCGCCCTGGCATTGGTCATCAAAGCGATCTTTCTTGGGGTAACCTTCGCCGGGATCGCCACCATGTGGATGGCGGTGTTCGCCGACATGGGCGTCAGCCTGTTGGTGGTGTTTAACGGTTTGCGCCTGTTGCGCAAATAA
- the cadR gene encoding Cd(II)/Pb(II)-responsive transcriptional regulator, whose translation MKIGELAKLTDCAVETIRYYERENLLPEPARSDGNYRVYTQAHAERLTFIRNCRTLDMTLEEIRSLLALRDSPQDQCESVNALIDEHIHHVKARIDGLLALQTQLLDLRQRCSEGPDIDQCGILQRLEVSGGVVATEVEHSHVGRSHGH comes from the coding sequence ATGAAGATCGGAGAACTGGCCAAACTCACCGACTGCGCCGTGGAAACCATCCGCTACTACGAGCGCGAAAACCTCCTGCCGGAACCGGCCCGCAGCGACGGCAACTACCGCGTCTACACCCAGGCCCATGCCGAGCGTCTGACTTTCATCCGCAACTGCCGCACGCTCGACATGACGCTGGAAGAAATCCGCAGCCTGCTGGCCCTGCGCGACAGCCCGCAGGATCAATGTGAAAGCGTGAATGCGTTGATCGACGAACACATTCATCACGTCAAAGCGCGGATCGATGGGTTGCTGGCGTTGCAGACACAACTGCTCGACCTGCGCCAACGTTGCAGCGAAGGGCCGGATATTGATCAGTGCGGGATTTTGCAGCGGTTGGAGGTGAGTGGTGGAGTTGTGGCGACGGAGGTTGAGCATTCCCATGTTGGCCGCAGTCACGGCCATTAA
- a CDS encoding thymidylate synthase has product MKQYLELVAHVIKNGTKQANRTGVNTISFPGAMLRYDLKEGFPAITTRKMAFKSAIGEMCGFLRGVNNAAEFRALGCKVWDQNANENAQWLANPFRQGEDDLGEIYGVQWRKWPAYKQIPVSNQAAIEQTLSQGYRQIAEGEEDGQAYVVLYKAIDQIRQCVDTIIKDPGSRRILFHGWNVAQLDEMALPPCHLLYQFHPNVETKEISLTLYIRSNDLGLGTPFNLTEGAALLSLIGRLTGYTPRWFTYFIGDAHVYENHLDMLNEQLKREPFPMPKLVISDRVPEFAKTGVYQPEWLELIEPSDFSLEGYEHHAPMTAPMAV; this is encoded by the coding sequence ATGAAGCAATATCTCGAACTGGTCGCCCACGTCATCAAGAACGGCACCAAACAGGCCAACCGCACTGGCGTAAACACCATCAGCTTCCCTGGCGCGATGCTGCGTTATGACCTTAAGGAAGGTTTCCCGGCCATCACCACGCGCAAGATGGCCTTCAAATCGGCCATCGGCGAGATGTGTGGTTTTCTGCGCGGGGTGAACAACGCCGCCGAATTCCGTGCGCTGGGCTGCAAGGTCTGGGATCAGAACGCCAACGAAAACGCCCAGTGGCTGGCCAACCCGTTCCGTCAGGGCGAGGACGACCTTGGCGAGATCTACGGCGTGCAATGGCGCAAATGGCCGGCGTACAAGCAGATTCCGGTCAGCAACCAAGCCGCCATCGAGCAGACCCTGAGTCAGGGCTACCGCCAAATCGCCGAAGGCGAAGAAGACGGCCAAGCTTATGTGGTGCTGTACAAGGCGATCGACCAGATCCGCCAATGCGTCGACACCATCATCAAAGACCCGGGCAGCCGCCGCATTCTGTTCCACGGCTGGAACGTCGCCCAACTTGATGAAATGGCCCTACCCCCGTGCCACTTGCTGTACCAGTTCCACCCGAATGTAGAGACCAAAGAGATCTCTTTGACGCTGTACATCCGCTCCAATGATTTGGGCCTGGGCACGCCGTTCAACCTCACCGAAGGCGCCGCGCTGCTGAGCCTGATCGGTCGCCTGACCGGTTACACGCCGCGCTGGTTCACCTATTTCATCGGTGATGCCCACGTCTACGAAAACCACTTGGACATGCTGAATGAACAGCTCAAGCGCGAGCCGTTCCCGATGCCGAAACTGGTGATTAGTGATCGTGTGCCTGAGTTTGCCAAGACCGGTGTGTATCAGCCGGAGTGGCTGGAGTTGATCGAGCCGAGCGATTTCTCGCTGGAAGGCTACGAGCACCACGCGCCGATGACTGCGCCGATGGCGGTCTAA
- the lgt gene encoding prolipoprotein diacylglyceryl transferase, translating to MLPYPQIDPVALAIGPLKIHWYGLMYLIGIGGAWLLASRRLNRFDPTWSKEKLSDMVFWMSMGVIVGGRLGYVLFYDLSAYLANPLLIFEVWKGGMSFHGGFIGVMLAALWFGKKNGKSFFQLMDFIAPMVPIGLGAGRIGNFINAELWGKATDVPWAMIFPTDPAQLARHPSQLYQFALEGVALFAILWLFSRKPRPTMAVSGMFALFYGIFRFIVEFVRVPDAQLGYLAWNWLTMGQVLCVPMIVGGLFLIWLAYHRAPAAPAAAV from the coding sequence ATGCTGCCTTACCCGCAGATCGACCCGGTGGCATTGGCCATCGGTCCGCTGAAAATCCACTGGTACGGCTTGATGTACCTGATCGGCATCGGCGGCGCCTGGCTACTGGCGTCGCGCCGGTTGAACCGCTTTGACCCAACCTGGAGTAAAGAGAAGCTCTCCGACATGGTGTTCTGGATGTCGATGGGGGTCATTGTCGGCGGCCGCTTGGGCTATGTGCTGTTCTATGATCTGAGTGCTTACCTCGCCAACCCGCTGTTGATCTTTGAAGTGTGGAAGGGCGGCATGTCGTTCCACGGCGGGTTCATCGGCGTGATGTTGGCCGCGTTGTGGTTCGGTAAAAAGAACGGCAAGTCGTTCTTCCAACTGATGGATTTCATCGCACCGATGGTGCCGATCGGCCTGGGTGCCGGGCGCATCGGCAACTTCATCAACGCCGAGTTGTGGGGTAAGGCAACCGATGTGCCGTGGGCGATGATCTTCCCGACCGATCCGGCGCAGCTGGCGCGCCACCCGTCGCAGCTGTATCAGTTCGCGCTCGAAGGCGTAGCGCTGTTCGCCATTCTCTGGCTGTTCTCGCGCAAGCCGCGGCCGACCATGGCGGTGTCCGGAATGTTCGCGCTGTTCTATGGCATTTTCCGTTTCATCGTCGAATTCGTCCGGGTGCCGGACGCGCAACTGGGCTATCTGGCCTGGAACTGGCTGACCATGGGTCAGGTACTGTGCGTACCGATGATCGTCGGCGGTCTGTTCCTGATCTGGCTGGCGTATCACCGTGCACCGGCGGCTCCAGCGGCGGCTGTATAA
- a CDS encoding sulfite exporter TauE/SafE family protein, which translates to MEFLLYLALGACAGVLAGLFGVGGGIIIVPVLVYSFTLQGFDASILTHLAVGTSLATIIFTSVNAIREHHRRGAVRWPIFAWMTLGILIGAGFGALTAEAISGPNLQKIIGVFALIIAVQLALDFKPKASRTVPGKVGLTVAGSVIGWASAIFGIGGGSLTVPFLTWRSVPMQQAVATSSACGLPIALSSALFFMILGWHDPLLPAHSLGFVYLPALLGIALTSMVFARLGARLAHSLSPKLLKRLFAALLFCVGLSFLL; encoded by the coding sequence ATGGAATTTCTGCTCTATCTGGCGCTCGGCGCCTGTGCAGGTGTGCTGGCCGGGCTGTTCGGGGTCGGCGGCGGGATCATTATCGTTCCGGTGCTGGTGTACAGTTTCACCTTGCAGGGTTTCGATGCGTCGATCCTCACGCACCTGGCGGTCGGTACGTCCCTGGCGACAATCATATTTACCTCGGTCAATGCGATCCGCGAACATCACCGTCGCGGTGCCGTGCGTTGGCCGATTTTTGCCTGGATGACCCTCGGTATTCTCATCGGTGCCGGTTTTGGCGCGCTGACGGCAGAGGCGATCTCCGGGCCTAACTTGCAGAAAATCATTGGCGTATTTGCACTGATCATCGCAGTTCAGCTCGCCTTGGACTTCAAACCAAAGGCCAGCCGAACGGTGCCCGGTAAAGTCGGTCTGACCGTCGCCGGCAGTGTGATTGGCTGGGCCTCGGCGATTTTCGGGATTGGCGGCGGCTCGCTGACGGTACCGTTCCTGACCTGGCGCAGCGTACCGATGCAGCAAGCCGTGGCGACTTCATCCGCCTGCGGTCTGCCGATTGCGTTGTCCAGTGCACTATTTTTCATGATTCTGGGCTGGCACGACCCGTTGCTGCCGGCCCATAGTCTCGGTTTTGTTTATTTGCCGGCGCTGCTGGGGATCGCCCTGACTAGCATGGTCTTCGCCCGACTCGGCGCACGACTGGCCCACAGCCTGTCGCCGAAGTTGCTGAAAAGACTGTTCGCCGCTTTGCTGTTCTGCGTCGGCCTGAGCTTTTTGCTCTGA
- a CDS encoding NRDE family protein, with product MCLIVFAWRPGHAQPLIVAANRDEFYARPSLPLAQWPEAPHVHAGRDLEAGGTWLGVGANGRFAALTNIRDPHQPPARKSRGELVARFLSGDMPIDDYLSDVVARSLEYSGFNLLIGNANELWHFNARETEAVMLPPGVYGLSNAGLDTPWPKLLKARAALEEVLENPQPQALLALLNDPQTATFAELPDTGVGLATETLLSSVFIASPTYGTRASTALIVQEDGTRWMVERSFGPYGGHLGEVEVRV from the coding sequence ATGTGCCTGATTGTTTTCGCCTGGCGACCGGGTCACGCCCAGCCGCTGATCGTGGCGGCCAACCGCGACGAATTCTATGCCCGGCCCAGCCTGCCCCTGGCGCAATGGCCCGAAGCACCGCACGTGCATGCCGGTCGCGATCTGGAGGCAGGGGGCACCTGGCTCGGTGTTGGCGCCAATGGACGCTTCGCCGCACTGACCAATATCCGCGATCCGCATCAGCCGCCCGCACGCAAGTCGCGAGGGGAGCTGGTGGCGCGATTTCTTAGCGGGGATATGCCGATAGATGACTATTTGAGCGACGTTGTTGCACGTTCGCTGGAATATTCCGGATTTAATCTGCTGATCGGTAACGCTAACGAGCTGTGGCACTTCAATGCCCGGGAGACTGAGGCGGTGATGCTGCCACCGGGGGTTTATGGGTTGTCGAACGCGGGGCTGGATACGCCGTGGCCGAAACTGCTCAAGGCCCGGGCAGCGCTGGAGGAAGTGCTGGAAAATCCGCAGCCCCAGGCGCTACTGGCGTTGCTGAATGATCCGCAGACGGCGACGTTTGCCGAACTGCCGGATACTGGGGTCGGGTTGGCCACCGAGACGTTGCTGTCGAGTGTGTTTATTGCCAGTCCGACTTATGGGACGCGAGCGAGTACGGCACTGATTGTTCAGGAGGATGGGACGCGGTGGATGGTTGAGCGGAGTTTTGGGCCGTATGGGGGGCATTTGGGGGAGGTAGAGGTGCGGGTTTAG
- a CDS encoding IS481 family transposase, protein MSWEEVSTMQLRSEFVLLARQEGANIRQLCRRFHISPSTGYKWLGRFETSGADGLHDQSRRPKHSPKRCADTVEKQILALGVEHTAWGARKLKRNLEDEGYLMPAVSTVHAILQRNSRIDPQAANTKPFIRFEHEAPNDLWQMDFKGHVGMRHGRCHPLTVLDDHSRFSLCIAACGNEQRQTVQEQLIHVFRRYGLPMRMTMDNGAPWGDQSGVYTALEVWLMSQGIRVGHSRPYHPQTQGKLERFHRSLKAEVLQGQCFIDLLGAQNAFDIWRDIYNQKRPHQALEMEVPATRYSCSPREYQEHRQALEYAEGDLIRKVQANGEMYWKSRKYAIGKAFIGEHIAIRETTEDGIYDIYWSRHRIAKIDLSLQTVVSGKRL, encoded by the coding sequence GTGTCTTGGGAAGAGGTGTCCACCATGCAGCTTCGTTCCGAATTTGTACTGTTAGCTCGGCAAGAAGGGGCCAATATCCGACAACTCTGCCGACGCTTTCATATCAGCCCAAGCACCGGATACAAATGGCTTGGCCGGTTCGAAACCTCTGGTGCAGACGGCTTGCACGACCAGTCTCGGCGCCCAAAACATTCACCCAAACGCTGCGCTGATACGGTTGAAAAGCAGATTCTGGCCTTGGGGGTGGAGCACACGGCCTGGGGCGCCCGCAAGCTCAAACGCAATCTGGAGGATGAGGGGTATTTGATGCCCGCCGTCAGCACGGTGCATGCGATTTTGCAGCGTAATTCGCGAATCGACCCGCAGGCGGCAAATACCAAACCCTTTATCCGATTTGAGCATGAAGCCCCCAACGATCTTTGGCAGATGGACTTCAAGGGACATGTCGGCATGCGCCATGGTCGCTGCCATCCCTTGACGGTATTGGACGACCATTCGCGGTTCTCGCTGTGCATCGCGGCCTGTGGCAACGAGCAGCGTCAGACCGTGCAGGAGCAGCTTATCCACGTGTTTCGGCGCTACGGCTTGCCGATGCGCATGACCATGGATAACGGTGCACCGTGGGGCGATCAGAGCGGGGTTTATACCGCGTTAGAGGTCTGGCTGATGAGCCAGGGCATCCGAGTGGGCCACTCCAGGCCTTATCACCCGCAGACTCAGGGCAAGCTTGAGCGTTTTCACCGCAGCCTCAAGGCTGAAGTTTTGCAAGGTCAGTGCTTCATCGACCTGCTTGGGGCACAGAACGCCTTCGATATCTGGCGCGATATCTACAACCAGAAACGCCCCCATCAAGCATTGGAAATGGAGGTTCCAGCGACTCGCTACAGCTGTAGTCCTCGTGAATACCAGGAGCATCGGCAAGCACTGGAGTACGCCGAAGGGGATTTGATCAGAAAGGTTCAGGCCAATGGCGAGATGTACTGGAAAAGCCGCAAGTATGCGATTGGAAAGGCCTTCATCGGCGAGCACATAGCCATCAGAGAAACGACCGAGGATGGCATCTACGACATCTATTGGAGCAGACATCGCATTGCCAAAATTGACTTGAGCTTGCAGACCGTTGTATCAGGAAAGCGGCTTTGA